From Novosphingobium aureum, a single genomic window includes:
- a CDS encoding LysR family transcriptional regulator encodes MKEQFALERLTGLIAFARAGSLGSYTAAARSLSVSPSAVSKSIQRLEGSLGVPLFTRTTRSLVLTDEGRELHARALRLLNDAEEIEQVARAAQGEPSGTLRIAASLPIGLHLIAPRLPRFRERHPQVKIDLRLSDQLVDLVEEGIDLAVRIGDLADSRFLSRRLAPHQLGCYASPDYLARNAPPTHPEELERHETVNLRYQSSGQLFRWPFRIGEKEIDLTPTSGIVVDTSEGVIAAVIAGGGIGIATSLMAKPLVERGALIPVLAEFAVTRQDITAVWPASRRANPAVRAFLDFLVTDKPKAGT; translated from the coding sequence ATGAAGGAACAATTCGCCCTCGAACGCCTGACCGGTCTGATCGCCTTTGCCCGCGCGGGTTCGCTGGGCAGCTACACCGCGGCAGCGCGCTCGCTCTCGGTTTCGCCATCCGCCGTCAGCAAGAGCATTCAGCGGCTTGAAGGAAGTCTGGGCGTGCCCCTTTTCACCCGGACGACCCGCTCGCTCGTGCTGACCGATGAAGGGCGGGAATTGCACGCACGCGCGCTGCGCCTCTTGAATGACGCCGAAGAAATCGAGCAGGTTGCCAGGGCCGCGCAGGGTGAGCCTTCGGGTACCTTGCGGATTGCAGCCTCGCTTCCGATCGGGCTCCATCTGATTGCACCTCGCCTGCCGCGCTTTCGCGAACGCCATCCGCAGGTGAAGATCGATCTGCGCCTGAGCGATCAACTGGTTGACCTCGTGGAAGAAGGTATCGATCTGGCCGTCCGCATCGGCGACCTGGCAGACAGCCGCTTCCTGTCGCGCCGCCTCGCCCCGCACCAGTTGGGCTGCTACGCATCCCCGGACTACCTGGCGCGCAACGCGCCTCCTACGCACCCTGAGGAACTTGAGCGCCACGAGACGGTGAACCTGCGCTACCAGAGTTCAGGGCAACTTTTCCGATGGCCGTTTCGGATCGGCGAGAAGGAAATCGACCTAACACCCACTTCAGGGATCGTCGTCGACACCAGCGAGGGCGTGATCGCGGCCGTCATCGCGGGCGGAGGAATCGGTATTGCGACCAGCCTGATGGCAAAGCCACTGGTTGAGCGTGGCGCATTAATTCCCGTGCTAGCCGAATTTGCAGTCACGCGACAGGACATCACCGCTGTCTGGCCTGCAAGTCGTCGCGCGAACCCGGCGGTGCGCGCCTTTCTCGATTTCCTGGTGACCGACAAGCCAAAGGCCGGCACTTGA
- a CDS encoding NADP-dependent oxidoreductase encodes MKAVRLHAFGGPEVLQYEDAAIPAVAPGEVLVQVHAASLNPPDLYLRDGYRALPEEWRPDATFPLILGTDVSGVVAAVREGVTAFAVGDEVFGMIRFPEDIMTGSGAYAEYVAAPLGDLAAKPEALSHEEAAGAPMSLLTAWQFLVETGHDAPNPFQSFPHLPVELDGRTVLVNGAGGGVGHLALQLAKSKGARVIAVASGKHEGLLKTLGADQFIDYTKTAAHEVVRGVDLVIDAVGGADMERFLATLKPGGSLFLVNPTGFEGHAQARELGITVSSTQVRSNGAQLARAAELLAQGDIKVVLDSRFRLVDTSRAHERALKGGIQGKIVLTTT; translated from the coding sequence ATGAAAGCGGTCCGCCTGCATGCCTTCGGTGGTCCCGAGGTGCTGCAGTACGAGGATGCGGCAATACCCGCAGTCGCGCCGGGCGAAGTCCTGGTGCAGGTCCATGCCGCCAGTCTCAATCCGCCGGATCTCTATCTGCGCGATGGCTATCGTGCGCTGCCGGAGGAATGGCGTCCGGACGCGACCTTTCCGCTCATCCTCGGGACGGACGTTTCCGGTGTCGTGGCTGCGGTGCGCGAAGGCGTCACGGCCTTTGCCGTCGGAGACGAAGTCTTCGGGATGATCCGCTTTCCTGAAGACATCATGACAGGGAGCGGGGCTTACGCGGAATATGTGGCAGCGCCCTTGGGCGACCTCGCCGCGAAGCCTGAAGCCCTCTCCCACGAAGAGGCGGCAGGGGCACCGATGTCGCTGCTGACGGCCTGGCAATTCCTGGTCGAAACGGGCCATGATGCGCCCAATCCTTTCCAGTCGTTTCCCCATCTGCCCGTCGAACTGGACGGCCGTACCGTCCTTGTGAACGGTGCAGGCGGAGGCGTCGGACACCTCGCCCTGCAACTGGCGAAGAGCAAAGGCGCAAGGGTCATCGCCGTGGCATCGGGCAAGCATGAAGGCCTGCTCAAGACACTGGGTGCCGATCAGTTCATCGATTACACCAAGACCGCGGCGCACGAGGTGGTACGCGGTGTCGATCTCGTCATCGATGCCGTGGGCGGCGCCGACATGGAGCGTTTCCTTGCGACCTTGAAGCCCGGCGGATCGCTGTTCCTCGTCAATCCGACGGGTTTTGAGGGCCACGCCCAAGCCCGCGAACTGGGTATCACGGTTTCAAGCACCCAAGTCCGTTCGAACGGGGCGCAACTGGCCAGGGCGGCAGAGCTTCTGGCGCAAGGCGATATCAAGGTTGTCCTCGACAGCCGCTTTCGCCTTGTGGACACGTCCCGAGCCCATGAGCGGGCCTTGAAGGGGGGTATCCAGGGCAAGATCGTGCTCACCACGACATAG
- a CDS encoding alkene reductase yields the protein MTRSALFQPLRLGALELPNRVLMAPLTRNRAHADGTPDALAATYYRQRASAGLIVSEATQISAMGKGYKDTPGIYTPAQVEGWKPIIEAVHAAGGRIFCQLWHVGRISHVSLLPGGVQPVSSSAVRAKAQTFTENGFEDTSEPVALDKDGIAQTLDDYEQAARCAREAGFDGVEVHSANGYLLDQFLQDGVNRREDEYGGSVDNRLRLLREVLARVGAHFPRDRTGVRLSPLGQANDMSDADPEATFTAAYKLLAGYDLAYLHVIEQFFGQDSSEEDAALLKRLRGLYPGTYVGNGGYDGSRAADAIANGGADAIAFGRPFIANPDLPERLRIEADLNEPDQDTFYGGGAEGYTDYPFLASNH from the coding sequence ATGACCCGTTCCGCTCTTTTCCAACCGCTCCGTCTGGGTGCGCTCGAATTGCCCAACCGCGTGCTGATGGCGCCGCTCACCCGCAACCGCGCACATGCCGACGGGACTCCCGATGCCCTTGCCGCGACTTACTACCGCCAGCGTGCCTCGGCTGGCCTGATCGTGTCCGAAGCCACCCAGATTTCGGCCATGGGCAAGGGATACAAGGATACCCCGGGCATCTATACGCCGGCGCAAGTCGAAGGCTGGAAACCGATCATCGAGGCGGTCCACGCGGCAGGTGGGCGCATCTTCTGCCAGCTGTGGCACGTGGGCCGCATCAGCCACGTGTCGCTGCTGCCCGGTGGTGTACAGCCCGTTTCCTCCAGCGCGGTTCGCGCGAAGGCCCAGACTTTTACCGAGAACGGCTTCGAGGACACCAGCGAGCCCGTCGCGCTCGACAAGGACGGGATCGCGCAAACGCTCGACGACTACGAACAGGCCGCGAGGTGCGCGCGCGAGGCCGGTTTCGACGGCGTCGAGGTCCACTCGGCGAACGGCTACCTGCTCGACCAGTTCCTGCAGGACGGGGTCAACCGCCGCGAGGACGAATACGGCGGATCCGTCGACAACCGCCTGCGCCTGCTTCGCGAGGTTCTCGCACGTGTCGGCGCGCATTTCCCGCGCGATCGCACGGGCGTGAGGCTCTCCCCGCTCGGTCAGGCAAACGACATGTCCGATGCCGATCCCGAGGCGACTTTCACCGCGGCCTACAAGCTGCTCGCGGGCTACGATCTCGCTTACCTCCACGTCATCGAGCAATTCTTCGGGCAGGACAGCAGTGAAGAAGACGCGGCTCTCCTCAAGCGCCTGCGTGGCCTTTATCCGGGTACCTATGTCGGAAACGGTGGCTATGACGGTTCACGCGCGGCGGATGCGATCGCAAACGGCGGCGCGGATGCCATCGCGTTCGGCCGTCCTTTCATCGCCAATCCCGATCTCCCCGAGAGGTTGCGCATCGAGGCTGATCTCAACGAACCGGACCAGGATACCTTCTACGGGGGCGGCGCCGAAGGATATACCGACTATCCTTTCCTAGCATCGAACCATTGA
- a CDS encoding mechanosensitive ion channel family protein, whose product MDAGAEEALLTFLGYLGMRLVAVIAIATTGLNLSSLAFVVGALSVGLGFELQSVVENFTSGILLLIERPIKVGDWIEVGEHSGIVRRIAVRSTHVETFDRHQIIIPNSQLISGVVKNRSFTSGPSRIVVPVGVAYGSDLDRVGKVLLEIAHEIPGVLSFPEPVYVMDGFGDSSINVKILAFMGDALEAAPVLSACNLEIARRFAREGIEIPFPQRDLHLRTWLEQSAPTDYSSQIATG is encoded by the coding sequence ATGGATGCAGGCGCAGAAGAGGCCCTGCTCACGTTCCTGGGCTATCTTGGCATGAGGCTGGTCGCAGTGATCGCGATCGCGACAACCGGCCTCAATCTCTCGAGCCTCGCCTTCGTTGTCGGCGCGCTCTCGGTTGGCCTTGGCTTTGAACTGCAATCGGTGGTCGAGAACTTCACCAGCGGCATCCTCCTTCTGATCGAGCGCCCGATCAAGGTCGGAGACTGGATCGAGGTCGGCGAACACTCGGGGATCGTACGGCGTATCGCAGTGCGCTCCACCCACGTCGAAACCTTCGACCGCCACCAGATCATCATCCCGAACTCGCAGTTAATCTCGGGCGTAGTGAAGAACCGCAGCTTTACGAGTGGCCCTTCGCGCATCGTGGTGCCGGTCGGCGTGGCTTACGGCAGCGATCTCGACCGCGTCGGCAAGGTACTGCTGGAAATTGCCCACGAGATCCCCGGTGTTCTGAGCTTTCCAGAGCCTGTCTACGTAATGGATGGCTTTGGCGACAGTTCAATCAACGTCAAGATCCTCGCCTTCATGGGGGACGCTCTGGAAGCCGCCCCGGTCCTTTCGGCCTGCAACCTCGAGATCGCGCGCCGGTTTGCACGTGAAGGCATCGAAATACCCTTCCCTCAGCGCGATCTGCACCTCCGCACCTGGCTCGAGCAGAGCGCACCAACGGATTACTCGTCGCAAATCGCCACAGGTTGA
- a CDS encoding TonB-dependent receptor yields the protein MRTTTCLHPKLSLGALAIALLVGATPALADDLDAEGNAYAAPSGAPGAEAGDASGGNAIIVTAAKTTRSATELDGVEIQKILPGVSPLRAVQAMPGVMYQTADPWGNNEQNMSLFIHGFAINQLGYSLDGMPLGDLSYGNIAGITPQRAMVSETMGNVVVSTGAGDLAMPSNINLGGGIEMTTSDPKAKASAEVRQTVGSYGTSRTFVRLDTGEFDADGTNAGYVSVVRHRARAWDFDGRQGGWQANGKFVHENDAGKLTLYAAFSDKQEPNEDGTTTFVNPANDAQAYMPYVRPFMYPDFQAALDYVDENGDTPPEEGSNYLNYFSAALRTDYIGYLKYDANLGSNTTWTNQVYYHHNDGQGVVAGPLGQSISVVAAYYPELDRAGQVEVTGESGYVTRVTEYRIDRAGALSTLRMNLGNHNLQAGAWFEHNSGTTWRKWYALDVDAPTDPYHWQKNELFTQYSLEYRVNTLQLHLQDEWNATDRLTVLGGFKSSLVFSEGWYPIQPVAGSYSGMDGGLPSGSISTKRWFLPAIGARYDFNGTEEIYFNIQKNMRNYGTAPWGQGSQAAFDYFKEVGRPETSWTYEAGLRSHHLFPGSFLSSLDAQINYYHVDFSNRLLSISTTVGGLGGGSITGGTSTLFNVGGVKTDGVDASITLGLGSIFSIYNALSFNSSRYGSDYTDGTTVFATDGKQVPGSPKWMNKTMISANFGPIDAQVEGQYIGKRYATYTNDGVVDSYYMANARIAFDLVGYIPLEKASVSLNVTNLFDEKGASTISTGRPSAVYATFPLAPRQWFLTFTAGI from the coding sequence ATGAGGACCACCACCTGCCTTCACCCGAAGCTGTCGCTGGGGGCGCTTGCGATAGCGCTGCTTGTCGGTGCGACGCCGGCTCTGGCCGACGATCTGGATGCAGAAGGAAATGCATATGCCGCGCCTTCCGGTGCTCCGGGCGCTGAAGCGGGAGATGCCTCTGGCGGTAACGCGATCATCGTGACCGCGGCCAAGACCACGCGTTCGGCCACCGAGCTGGATGGGGTCGAGATCCAGAAGATCCTTCCCGGAGTCTCGCCGCTGCGCGCGGTTCAGGCCATGCCCGGCGTCATGTACCAGACCGCCGACCCGTGGGGTAACAACGAACAGAACATGTCGCTGTTCATCCACGGCTTTGCCATCAACCAGCTAGGCTACAGCCTCGACGGCATGCCGCTGGGCGACCTGAGCTACGGCAACATCGCCGGCATCACGCCCCAGCGCGCGATGGTCTCGGAAACGATGGGTAACGTGGTCGTCTCGACCGGCGCGGGCGACCTCGCGATGCCCTCCAACATCAACCTGGGCGGCGGCATCGAGATGACGACCTCCGATCCCAAGGCCAAGGCTTCGGCCGAAGTGCGCCAGACGGTCGGCTCCTACGGCACCTCGCGCACCTTCGTGCGCCTCGACACGGGTGAATTCGACGCCGACGGCACTAACGCGGGCTACGTCTCGGTCGTGCGCCACCGCGCCCGGGCCTGGGATTTCGACGGCCGCCAGGGCGGCTGGCAGGCCAACGGCAAGTTCGTTCACGAGAACGACGCGGGCAAGCTGACCCTCTACGCCGCCTTCTCGGACAAGCAGGAGCCCAACGAGGACGGTACGACGACCTTCGTCAACCCGGCCAACGACGCGCAGGCCTACATGCCCTACGTGCGCCCGTTCATGTATCCCGACTTCCAGGCCGCGCTCGACTACGTCGATGAAAACGGCGACACCCCGCCCGAGGAGGGCAGCAACTACCTCAACTACTTCTCGGCCGCGCTGCGCACCGACTACATCGGGTACCTCAAGTACGACGCGAACCTGGGTTCCAACACCACCTGGACCAACCAGGTCTACTACCACCACAACGATGGCCAGGGCGTCGTCGCGGGCCCGCTCGGCCAGTCGATCTCGGTCGTGGCCGCCTACTATCCCGAACTGGACCGCGCAGGCCAGGTCGAGGTTACCGGCGAGAGCGGCTACGTGACCCGCGTCACCGAGTACCGCATCGACCGTGCCGGCGCGCTCTCGACGCTGCGCATGAACCTTGGCAACCACAACCTTCAGGCCGGTGCCTGGTTCGAGCACAACTCGGGCACGACCTGGCGCAAGTGGTATGCCCTTGACGTGGACGCACCGACCGATCCCTACCACTGGCAGAAGAACGAACTGTTCACGCAGTACTCGCTCGAATACCGTGTGAACACGCTGCAGCTGCACCTGCAGGACGAATGGAACGCCACCGATCGCCTGACGGTCCTGGGCGGCTTCAAGTCGAGCCTCGTCTTCTCCGAAGGCTGGTACCCGATCCAGCCGGTCGCCGGATCCTACTCGGGCATGGACGGCGGCCTGCCCTCGGGCTCGATCAGCACCAAGCGCTGGTTCCTGCCCGCCATCGGCGCGCGGTATGACTTCAACGGCACCGAAGAGATCTACTTCAACATCCAGAAGAACATGCGCAACTACGGCACCGCGCCGTGGGGCCAGGGCAGCCAGGCCGCGTTCGACTACTTCAAGGAGGTGGGGCGTCCCGAGACCTCCTGGACCTACGAGGCAGGCCTGCGCAGCCACCACCTGTTCCCGGGCTCGTTCCTCAGCTCGCTCGACGCGCAGATCAACTACTACCACGTCGACTTCTCCAACCGCCTGCTCTCGATCAGCACGACGGTGGGCGGCCTTGGCGGCGGTTCGATCACGGGCGGCACCAGCACGCTGTTCAACGTGGGCGGCGTGAAGACCGACGGTGTCGATGCCTCGATCACGCTGGGCCTGGGCTCGATCTTCTCGATCTACAACGCGCTCTCGTTCAACAGCTCGCGCTATGGTAGCGACTACACCGACGGCACGACCGTCTTCGCAACCGATGGCAAGCAGGTCCCGGGCAGCCCGAAGTGGATGAACAAGACCATGATCTCGGCCAACTTCGGCCCGATCGACGCGCAGGTCGAGGGCCAGTACATCGGCAAGCGCTACGCCACCTACACCAACGACGGCGTGGTCGACTCCTACTACATGGCCAACGCCCGGATCGCCTTCGACCTTGTCGGGTACATCCCGCTCGAAAAGGCCTCGGTCTCGCTCAACGTCACCAACCTGTTCGACGAGAAGGGTGCCTCCACCATCAGCACCGGCCGTCCGAGCGCGGTCTACGCCACCTTCCCGCTGGCCCCGCGCCAGTGGTTCCTGACCTTCACCGCAGGTATCTGA
- a CDS encoding dihydrolipoyl dehydrogenase, whose amino-acid sequence MGETLRCEVAVIGAGTAGLAAERAARANGASTLLIDPAFSGTTCATVGCMPSKLLIAAARRAHAVRTAGPFGIEVGGIAIDGPAVLQRVRDERDRFARLTRQSFEDLPPGIAIKACARFTAPGRLALDDGREVEADRVVIATGSSPVLPPAFAALGESVRTSDTIFEMDDLPRRLAVVGSGAIGLELAQAFAHLGVETTLFDRAEHMGGLRCARVHERLHAIIAKDLDLRLGVEVTPHAEDDGARIEWSGGQGDVGEAHFDLVLAALGRSPQLGDLDLDAAGIAYDEKGIPLHDRRTMRCGDSAVFLAGDFAADLPLLHEASHDGAIAGRNAAAFPAPVAAERHVPFSMIFTEPTVATIGAAQGEGAVTGTTDFDDQGRARVEGRNAGLLTLHAAAPDGRLIGADMVAPAGEHLAHMLAWAIQQGRTASELLSMPFYHPTIEEGLKNALRTICQATPIDLPQDQDAGTPPGA is encoded by the coding sequence ATGGGTGAGACGCTGCGCTGCGAGGTTGCGGTGATCGGGGCCGGCACGGCCGGCCTCGCAGCCGAACGGGCCGCGCGCGCCAACGGCGCATCGACCCTCCTGATCGATCCGGCCTTCAGTGGCACGACCTGTGCCACTGTCGGCTGCATGCCTTCCAAGCTGCTCATCGCCGCGGCGCGACGCGCCCATGCGGTAAGAACGGCAGGCCCTTTTGGTATCGAGGTCGGCGGTATCGCCATAGACGGGCCCGCCGTCCTGCAGCGGGTACGCGATGAGCGCGACCGCTTCGCCAGGCTGACGCGCCAGTCCTTCGAGGACCTGCCCCCCGGCATCGCCATCAAGGCCTGCGCGCGGTTTACCGCGCCGGGCCGCCTGGCGCTCGACGACGGGCGCGAGGTCGAGGCCGACCGGGTCGTCATTGCAACCGGCTCGAGCCCTGTCCTACCCCCCGCCTTCGCGGCATTGGGCGAGAGCGTGCGGACCAGCGACACCATCTTCGAGATGGATGACCTGCCGCGCCGCCTTGCGGTTGTTGGATCGGGTGCGATAGGGCTCGAACTGGCGCAGGCCTTCGCGCACCTGGGCGTCGAGACCACGTTGTTCGACCGCGCCGAACACATGGGCGGCCTGCGCTGCGCGCGGGTCCACGAGCGATTGCATGCGATTATCGCGAAGGACCTCGACCTTAGGCTCGGGGTCGAGGTGACGCCCCACGCAGAGGACGATGGCGCGCGGATCGAATGGTCCGGTGGTCAAGGCGACGTCGGCGAAGCGCATTTCGATCTCGTGCTCGCAGCGCTTGGCCGATCCCCGCAGCTGGGCGACCTCGATCTTGATGCGGCGGGGATAGCCTATGACGAAAAGGGCATTCCTTTGCATGACCGGCGCACCATGCGCTGCGGCGACAGCGCGGTGTTCCTGGCAGGCGATTTCGCTGCCGACTTGCCTCTCCTGCACGAGGCTTCGCACGACGGTGCCATCGCGGGGCGCAATGCGGCGGCCTTCCCTGCACCGGTCGCTGCAGAGCGCCATGTCCCTTTCAGCATGATCTTCACAGAGCCCACCGTGGCGACGATCGGTGCGGCCCAAGGCGAGGGGGCCGTCACCGGCACCACCGACTTCGACGATCAGGGCCGCGCACGCGTCGAGGGCCGCAACGCCGGACTGCTCACCCTCCACGCCGCTGCGCCCGATGGCCGCCTGATCGGCGCCGACATGGTCGCACCCGCGGGCGAGCACCTCGCACACATGCTGGCCTGGGCAATTCAGCAGGGCCGCACGGCGAGCGAACTGCTCTCGATGCCCTTCTACCACCCCACCATCGAGGAAGGCCTGAAGAACGCGCTGCGCACGATCTGCCAGGCGACCCCCATCGACCTTCCCCAAGACCAGGATGCCGGCACCCCGCCCGGCGCTTGA